A genomic region of Streptomyces sp. R33 contains the following coding sequences:
- a CDS encoding VOC family protein, translating to MKIHRTSVFVDDQEKALRFYTEVLGFVKKHDVPLGEDRWLTVVSPEAPDGTELLLEPAGHPVVKAYRDGLAKEGIPLAAFLVEDVPAEFDRLRELGVRFTQEPVEMGAVTTAVLDDTCGNLIQILHSR from the coding sequence ATGAAGATCCACCGGACGAGTGTCTTCGTCGACGACCAGGAGAAGGCCCTGCGCTTCTACACCGAGGTGCTCGGCTTCGTGAAGAAGCACGACGTCCCGCTGGGCGAGGACCGCTGGCTGACCGTGGTCTCCCCGGAGGCGCCCGACGGGACCGAACTGCTGCTGGAGCCCGCCGGGCACCCTGTGGTGAAGGCGTACCGGGACGGGCTGGCCAAGGAAGGCATCCCGCTCGCGGCCTTCCTCGTGGAGGACGTGCCCGCGGAGTTCGACCGGCTCCGTGAGCTCGGCGTGCGGTTCACCCAGGAGCCGGTCGAGATGGGCGCGGTCACCACTGCGGTTCTGGACGACACCTGCGGCAACCTGATCCAGATCCTGCACAGCAGGTAG
- a CDS encoding Rrf2 family transcriptional regulator has translation MKLSGGVEWALHCCVVLTAATEPVPAARLARLHDVSPSYLAKQMQALSRAGLVTSVQGKTGGYALTRAASEITVLDVVQAVDGPGPAFVCTEIRQRGPLGTPPQDCTKPCAVARVMAAADTAWRASLQGVSIADLVGSVERDSGPGALPSIGVWLNQSNASGGT, from the coding sequence ATGAAGCTGTCCGGTGGCGTGGAGTGGGCGCTGCACTGCTGTGTGGTGCTGACCGCGGCGACCGAGCCGGTCCCGGCGGCCCGGCTGGCGCGGCTGCACGACGTCTCGCCCAGTTACCTCGCCAAGCAGATGCAGGCCCTGTCCCGGGCGGGCCTCGTGACGTCCGTCCAGGGCAAGACGGGCGGGTACGCCCTGACCCGGGCCGCCTCCGAGATCACGGTGCTGGACGTGGTGCAGGCCGTCGACGGGCCCGGCCCGGCCTTCGTGTGCACCGAGATCCGCCAGCGGGGCCCGCTCGGGACCCCGCCCCAGGACTGCACGAAGCCGTGCGCCGTCGCCCGCGTGATGGCCGCTGCCGACACCGCCTGGCGGGCGTCGCTGCAGGGTGTCTCCATCGCCGACCTCGTGGGCTCGGTGGAGCGGGACAGCGGGCCCGGGGCGCTGCCGAGCATCGGGGTCTGGCTGAACCAGTCGAACGCTTCCGGCGGCACCTGA
- a CDS encoding SDR family oxidoreductase → MKITVIGGTGLIGSQLVSRLREAGHEVVVASLSSGVDLLTGAGLDQALEGADTVVNVTNSPTFDEASPDFFRTTMGNLLAAGERAGVGHQVILSIVGVDQVPQLDYYRAKTLQEDLLRTGPTPYSIVRATQFFEFMDAVMSWTADDHTVRLPATPVQPIATADVVEALADVATAKPLDGTLDVAGPDVFTLDELGRLTLSARQDRRTVVTDAQAGMFAAVSGDVLVAGPDARLAPTHYKDWLDTP, encoded by the coding sequence ATGAAGATCACAGTCATCGGCGGCACCGGACTGATCGGTTCCCAGCTCGTCTCCAGGCTCCGCGAGGCCGGACACGAGGTGGTCGTCGCATCCCTCTCGAGCGGGGTCGACCTGCTCACCGGCGCGGGGCTCGACCAGGCGCTCGAAGGCGCGGACACGGTCGTCAACGTGACGAACTCCCCCACGTTCGACGAAGCCTCCCCGGACTTCTTCCGTACCACCATGGGCAACCTGCTGGCGGCGGGCGAGCGCGCGGGGGTCGGCCATCAGGTCATCCTCTCCATCGTCGGAGTCGACCAGGTGCCGCAGCTGGACTACTACCGCGCGAAGACGCTGCAGGAGGACCTGCTGCGCACCGGCCCCACCCCGTACTCGATCGTGCGCGCCACCCAGTTCTTCGAGTTCATGGACGCTGTCATGTCCTGGACCGCCGACGACCACACCGTCCGGCTGCCCGCCACACCCGTCCAGCCCATCGCGACGGCCGACGTGGTCGAGGCGCTGGCCGACGTCGCCACCGCCAAGCCGCTGGACGGCACACTCGACGTCGCGGGCCCCGACGTCTTCACGCTGGACGAGCTCGGCCGCCTCACCCTGTCCGCCCGGCAGGATCGGCGCACTGTCGTCACCGACGCGCAGGCGGGCATGTTCGCGGCCGTCTCCGGCGACGTCCTCGTCGCAGGCCCGGACGCACGCCTGGCCCCCACCCACTACAAGGACTGGCTCGACACCCCCTAG
- a CDS encoding ATP-binding cassette domain-containing protein, whose translation MTQQKAGKPKDTALPAPPEFKFTWGRHNETMERLSLAQMARRVPAALTQTAKLAWAVNRTAFTWLVCAQLLGGVCTAASLAAVSRAMGPLLAGGTAEQRIAAATWPLVATAAMTALGALASIASGSAARRLNPGMSTIADLAMVDAHMDVELAAYDAPDFTERSEAAETGSARSSMLLQDALGFTGGLIDMLAVASVLSVVHPLLLPLLLLSVIPRGLGSVFAARLDYRLHNETVASRNIRHMMRWHLTTPKLADELRGNSMRTYAHHWYAAVCERIDSKMVSSAPRYLTVYLAAAAVSGLFILLTWFSLGALVIGGYMAVGAAGTAIVAMRTSTAALSQLVVYGAAMFQHALYLGDYAAFIAQSAEQSVPRGAQVLDAPQKIRMEGASYTYPGKDTPALGPVDLTLNRGEVVALVGENGAGKSTFIRLLTALTTPTAGSVSWDGVPTSDADQRSAWTHVGLVTQSYGYWPFSTRENITLGRPDARGEEAVWEALAAVGMKEAVQEFPHGLDTLLARSLWGGHEPSGGQWQRLACGRAFHRRPALLVMDEPTSAMDPRGEHMVFSGLRDMKDDRITVIVTHRMENCRLADRIIVLDAGRITEQGTYEELVRLEGSFAELVRLSRDR comes from the coding sequence ATGACGCAGCAGAAGGCCGGGAAGCCGAAGGACACCGCGCTGCCCGCGCCACCGGAGTTCAAGTTCACCTGGGGCCGGCACAACGAGACGATGGAACGGCTGTCGCTCGCCCAGATGGCCCGCCGCGTACCCGCCGCCCTCACACAGACCGCGAAGCTGGCCTGGGCGGTGAACCGCACGGCATTCACCTGGCTCGTGTGCGCCCAGCTGCTCGGCGGGGTGTGCACGGCCGCCTCCCTCGCCGCGGTCTCGAGGGCCATGGGACCTCTGCTCGCCGGCGGTACCGCCGAGCAGCGCATCGCTGCCGCCACGTGGCCCCTGGTCGCCACCGCGGCCATGACCGCCTTGGGGGCGCTGGCTTCCATCGCCTCGGGCAGCGCCGCCCGGCGCCTGAACCCCGGCATGTCCACGATCGCCGACCTGGCCATGGTCGACGCCCACATGGACGTCGAGCTGGCCGCCTACGACGCCCCCGACTTCACCGAGCGCTCCGAAGCGGCGGAAACGGGATCGGCCCGCTCCTCCATGCTGCTGCAGGACGCGCTCGGCTTCACCGGCGGCCTGATCGACATGCTCGCCGTGGCGTCGGTGCTGTCCGTCGTACACCCGCTGCTCCTGCCGCTCCTGCTGCTGTCGGTGATCCCGCGGGGCCTCGGCTCGGTCTTCGCCGCACGCCTCGACTACCGCCTCCACAACGAGACGGTTGCCTCCCGCAACATCCGCCACATGATGCGCTGGCATCTCACGACCCCCAAGCTGGCCGACGAGCTCCGCGGCAACAGCATGCGGACGTACGCGCACCACTGGTACGCGGCCGTCTGCGAGCGGATCGACTCCAAGATGGTCAGCTCCGCCCCGCGCTACCTGACCGTGTACCTGGCCGCGGCCGCCGTGTCCGGTCTGTTCATCCTCCTGACCTGGTTCTCCCTCGGCGCCCTGGTGATCGGCGGCTACATGGCCGTGGGCGCGGCCGGCACCGCCATCGTCGCCATGCGGACGTCCACCGCGGCCCTGTCGCAACTCGTCGTGTACGGAGCGGCGATGTTCCAGCACGCCCTCTACCTCGGCGACTACGCCGCCTTCATCGCGCAGTCGGCCGAGCAGTCCGTACCGCGCGGGGCGCAGGTGCTCGACGCCCCGCAGAAGATTCGGATGGAGGGGGCCTCGTACACGTATCCGGGCAAGGACACCCCGGCGCTCGGACCGGTCGACCTCACCCTGAACCGCGGGGAGGTGGTCGCCCTCGTCGGGGAGAACGGCGCCGGCAAGTCCACGTTCATCCGGCTCCTGACGGCTCTGACGACCCCGACGGCGGGCAGCGTGTCCTGGGACGGCGTGCCGACGTCGGACGCCGACCAGCGTTCGGCGTGGACCCACGTCGGGCTCGTCACCCAGTCGTACGGGTACTGGCCCTTCTCGACCCGCGAGAACATCACCCTCGGCCGGCCCGACGCCCGCGGTGAGGAGGCCGTCTGGGAGGCCCTGGCCGCCGTCGGAATGAAGGAGGCCGTACAGGAATTCCCCCATGGCCTGGACACGCTGCTGGCGCGGTCCCTGTGGGGTGGCCACGAGCCCTCGGGCGGCCAGTGGCAGCGTCTGGCGTGCGGCAGGGCCTTCCACCGGCGGCCGGCGCTCCTCGTCATGGACGAGCCGACGTCGGCGATGGACCCGCGCGGGGAGCACATGGTGTTCTCCGGGCTCCGGGACATGAAGGACGACCGGATCACGGTGATCGTCACGCACCGGATGGAAAACTGCCGCCTCGCCGACCGGATCATCGTCCTCGACGCCGGGAGGATCACGGAGCAGGGCACGTACGAGGAACTGGTGCGGCTGGAGGGCTCCTTCGCCGAGCTCGTGCGGCTCTCCCGGGACCGGTAG
- a CDS encoding beta-propeller fold lactonase family protein, protein MSGTAAWAAPEQRNTVRSRGGGGTWWTLLRSWFAGLAVLAGMIVPLASATPAAAQARTLAYVTNAFSGTVSVIDTATNTVTDTIPVGSRPEGVAVTPDGTRVYVANSDGTTVSVISTASNAVTATITVGRGPRGVAITPDGTRAYVTNSISGTVSVISTATNTVTATVSVGMAPRGVAVGSSVYVANPGSNTVSVIDIASNTVTATIDVGTFPQGVAVNPDSAYVTNTNDGTVSVIDAAGNGIAATIPVGSSPLGVAAALVGGANVYVTNATSPGTVSVINSASNTVTATIPVGSLPQGVAVIPDASRVYVTNVGSGTVSVIDSAANAVTATVNVGDGPVAVAIGTIPVLEQPRIATTLTLKAEKKKEEKGQDGRGVMAGGGLALKARLTTGGEPVDGKPIEFTTDSVSLCTDTTDSRGHAFCKVPRRYDDEACYTATFAGDATHGPSTATACTRNHHGRPAPAVG, encoded by the coding sequence ATGTCGGGTACCGCGGCATGGGCGGCGCCGGAACAGCGGAACACGGTGCGAAGCCGAGGGGGCGGGGGTACCTGGTGGACGTTGCTGCGGTCCTGGTTCGCGGGGCTCGCGGTACTGGCCGGGATGATCGTCCCGCTCGCCTCGGCAACACCTGCCGCCGCGCAGGCCAGAACCCTCGCCTACGTCACCAATGCCTTCTCGGGCACCGTGTCGGTGATCGACACCGCCACCAACACCGTCACCGACACCATCCCCGTCGGCAGTCGCCCCGAGGGTGTGGCGGTCACTCCGGACGGCACCCGTGTCTACGTCGCCAACTCCGATGGCACCACCGTGTCGGTGATCAGCACCGCCTCCAACGCCGTCACGGCCACCATCACCGTCGGCAGAGGCCCCCGCGGCGTGGCGATCACCCCGGACGGCACCCGGGCCTATGTCACCAACTCCATCAGCGGCACCGTGTCGGTGATCAGTACCGCCACCAACACCGTCACCGCCACGGTCTCCGTCGGCATGGCCCCTCGTGGTGTGGCGGTGGGATCCAGCGTCTACGTCGCCAATCCCGGCTCGAACACCGTGTCGGTGATCGACATCGCCTCCAACACCGTCACCGCCACCATCGACGTCGGCACCTTCCCCCAAGGTGTGGCGGTCAATCCGGACTCCGCCTACGTCACCAACACCAATGACGGCACCGTGTCCGTGATCGACGCCGCCGGCAACGGCATCGCCGCCACCATCCCCGTCGGCTCCTCCCCGCTGGGAGTGGCGGCCGCCCTGGTCGGTGGCGCCAACGTCTACGTCACCAACGCCACCTCCCCGGGCACCGTGTCGGTGATCAACTCCGCCAGCAATACCGTCACCGCCACCATCCCCGTCGGTTCCCTCCCCCAGGGGGTGGCGGTCATCCCGGATGCCTCCCGCGTCTACGTCACCAACGTCGGCTCGGGCACGGTGTCGGTGATCGACTCGGCCGCCAATGCCGTCACCGCCACCGTCAATGTCGGCGACGGCCCCGTCGCCGTGGCGATCGGGACCATCCCCGTGCTGGAGCAGCCGCGGATTGCGACCACGCTGACGCTGAAGGCGGAGAAGAAGAAGGAGGAGAAGGGCCAGGACGGGCGGGGTGTCATGGCCGGCGGCGGCCTCGCCCTGAAGGCCAGGCTGACCACCGGAGGCGAGCCCGTGGACGGCAAGCCGATCGAGTTCACCACCGACTCCGTCTCGCTGTGCACCGACACGACCGACAGCAGGGGCCACGCCTTCTGCAAGGTACCGCGCAGGTATGACGACGAAGCGTGCTACACCGCCACCTTCGCCGGCGACGCCACCCACGGCCCGTCCACCGCCACCGCCTGCACGAGGAACCACCACGGGAGGCCGGCTCCCGCCGTAGGCTGA
- a CDS encoding substrate-binding domain-containing protein, giving the protein MPPPGLGAKPPTIADVARVAGVSRTTVSHALNGLGKVDPRTRERIKQVAAELGYRPNLRAQRLRRGQAKAIALASSMPFAVAGGPSRLGFYMEIAAAAAESALLHDYALVLVPPVRSGSGLQSVDIDGAIVVEPDVNDPAAALLRERGLPYVALGRPVSPDEEAPYVDLHGGLVAEMLLAHLHAQGATQPALIIGSGERHSSVDAREAYERIAAEYGWAPVVATAPEAGGEQAGYERCAALLAEQPGIDAVCALVDAFAVGAVRAIRDSGRAVPDDVMVVTRYDGLRARTCDPLLTAVDLHLDRAAADAVELLLGRLQGGEAATVGVAAPPAPRLVVRASSLRVTPPA; this is encoded by the coding sequence ATGCCCCCGCCCGGTCTCGGCGCCAAGCCACCGACGATCGCCGATGTCGCGCGCGTCGCCGGGGTGTCGCGTACGACGGTCTCACATGCCCTCAACGGGCTCGGCAAGGTCGACCCCCGCACACGGGAGCGGATCAAGCAGGTTGCCGCCGAGCTCGGCTACCGGCCCAACCTCCGGGCGCAGCGGTTGCGGCGCGGGCAGGCCAAGGCCATCGCACTGGCGTCTTCCATGCCGTTCGCGGTGGCCGGCGGGCCGTCCCGGCTCGGGTTCTACATGGAGATCGCCGCCGCCGCGGCCGAGAGCGCGCTGCTGCACGACTACGCGCTCGTACTCGTACCGCCCGTCCGGTCCGGCTCCGGGCTGCAATCGGTCGACATCGACGGGGCCATCGTCGTCGAGCCGGACGTGAACGACCCGGCGGCTGCCCTGCTGCGGGAGCGCGGGCTGCCGTACGTGGCGCTCGGCAGGCCCGTCTCGCCGGACGAGGAGGCCCCGTACGTGGACCTGCACGGCGGGCTCGTCGCCGAAATGCTGCTCGCCCATCTGCACGCGCAGGGCGCCACGCAGCCCGCACTGATCATCGGCTCGGGCGAACGGCACTCCTCCGTCGACGCGCGCGAAGCGTACGAGCGCATCGCGGCCGAGTACGGCTGGGCACCTGTCGTCGCGACCGCCCCCGAGGCGGGCGGGGAGCAGGCCGGCTACGAGCGGTGCGCGGCCCTGCTCGCCGAACAACCCGGGATCGATGCGGTCTGTGCGCTGGTGGACGCCTTCGCGGTGGGTGCGGTCCGGGCGATCCGGGACAGCGGGCGGGCCGTACCGGATGACGTCATGGTCGTCACCCGGTACGACGGACTGCGCGCCCGTACCTGCGATCCGCTGCTCACGGCCGTCGACCTGCACCTGGACCGGGCAGCGGCCGACGCGGTGGAGCTCTTGCTGGGGCGGCTTCAGGGAGGGGAGGCGGCCACCGTCGGGGTGGCCGCGCCGCCCGCGCCCCGGCTGGTCGTACGGGCGTCTTCGCTGCGGGTCACGCCCCCAGCATGA
- a CDS encoding TSUP family transporter, protein MSPETLAVLALAVALAAFVQGSSGLGFALIVAPVAGILDPGLLPVFVLASMIPLNLYVAWREWGALDLRGAGWITAARLGATPGGLALLWLIPHRSLGLFVGIATVLAAVVSLAAPAFTPGRAAYVGAGAVTGLTETATGVGGPPLALVYQHRPPAELRATVAVCFLVGEVASLILLFATGRGRPQDLGWALVLLPAITAGAWLSRLVHHRLDAHRMRLFVLAFALVSGLVLMLGA, encoded by the coding sequence ATGAGCCCCGAGACGCTCGCGGTACTCGCCCTCGCCGTGGCCCTCGCCGCGTTCGTCCAGGGCAGCAGCGGACTCGGCTTCGCCCTGATCGTCGCCCCCGTGGCCGGGATCCTCGATCCGGGCCTGCTCCCGGTGTTCGTCCTGGCGTCGATGATCCCGCTGAACCTGTACGTCGCCTGGCGCGAGTGGGGCGCACTCGATCTGCGGGGTGCCGGCTGGATCACCGCCGCCAGGCTCGGCGCCACCCCCGGCGGCCTGGCACTGCTCTGGCTGATCCCGCACCGCAGCCTCGGCCTGTTCGTGGGCATCGCCACCGTGCTGGCGGCCGTGGTGAGCCTCGCCGCTCCCGCTTTCACCCCCGGCCGGGCCGCCTACGTCGGAGCGGGCGCGGTGACGGGGCTGACGGAGACCGCGACCGGCGTGGGCGGCCCACCGCTCGCGCTCGTCTACCAGCACCGGCCGCCGGCCGAGCTCCGTGCCACCGTCGCCGTCTGCTTCCTCGTCGGCGAAGTGGCCTCGCTGATCCTGCTGTTCGCCACCGGGCGGGGGCGCCCGCAGGACCTCGGCTGGGCCCTCGTGCTCCTGCCTGCGATCACTGCCGGAGCGTGGCTGAGCCGCCTGGTGCACCACCGGCTGGACGCACACAGGATGCGCCTGTTCGTGCTGGCCTTCGCGCTGGTCTCCGGGCTGGTCCTCATGCTGGGGGCGTGA
- a CDS encoding amidohydrolase family protein — protein sequence MNQLIRDLLDGPGPLLLVPDAVLLPEGPADGMAVVVADGTFRAVGPAEELGRTHAHLDPVRLPGHLLMPGFVDAHHHLTQSFGSALAYGEPSEIFRRVWAPLEGALDEESAYTSAKLAALEALRGGFTTVADAGNRTGVDIDVVASATRDAGIRCVLGLVCDDAGTGDDAGTGTEGPSALDGAGKHLARYEGDPLVHASLAVSVPEAATAATLRRTARLAAEAGATVQIHVNEHLAGVERSLVRHGLRPLEYLHHLGALGPQLLAAHATLLTPRELTLLADTGTAVSYNPVASAWKGNAVAPATAMAERGIRFGLGTDGTRGDGFRLAEAAEFAQRIAYGLTTGDSSCGAGWTWLEHATRDGADAVGLGARTGTVAEGLAADFLLADVTTPELALSWDLPWELVRRGNRDQITAVFVAGRMRLWCGRPTGWDGPALVRRAAELARAAVERAPITRVHPTSTAARERSTAR from the coding sequence ATGAACCAGCTCATCCGCGACCTCCTCGACGGGCCCGGCCCGCTCCTCCTCGTACCGGACGCCGTGCTGTTGCCCGAAGGCCCGGCCGACGGCATGGCGGTGGTCGTCGCCGACGGCACGTTCCGCGCCGTCGGCCCCGCCGAGGAGCTGGGGCGCACCCACGCGCATCTCGACCCCGTACGACTGCCCGGCCACCTCCTGATGCCCGGCTTCGTCGACGCCCACCACCACCTCACGCAGAGCTTCGGCTCCGCGCTCGCCTACGGGGAGCCGTCGGAGATCTTCCGCCGGGTCTGGGCGCCACTGGAGGGCGCTCTGGACGAGGAATCGGCGTACACATCAGCCAAATTGGCGGCGCTCGAAGCGCTGCGGGGCGGGTTCACCACCGTCGCCGACGCCGGCAACCGCACCGGTGTGGACATCGACGTCGTGGCCTCCGCCACTCGTGACGCCGGCATCCGCTGCGTCCTGGGACTCGTCTGTGACGACGCCGGGACGGGGGACGACGCCGGGACGGGGACGGAGGGCCCCTCCGCACTCGACGGTGCGGGGAAGCACCTGGCCCGGTACGAAGGCGACCCGCTCGTCCATGCCTCGCTCGCCGTGTCCGTCCCCGAGGCGGCCACGGCCGCCACCCTCCGGCGCACCGCCCGGCTCGCCGCGGAAGCCGGGGCCACCGTACAGATCCACGTCAACGAGCACCTGGCCGGCGTCGAACGCTCCCTGGTACGGCACGGCCTGCGCCCGCTCGAGTACCTGCACCACCTCGGCGCACTCGGCCCCCAGCTGCTCGCCGCACACGCCACCCTGCTCACCCCGCGCGAGCTGACCCTGCTCGCCGACACGGGCACCGCCGTGAGCTACAACCCCGTCGCGAGTGCCTGGAAGGGCAACGCCGTCGCCCCGGCCACGGCCATGGCCGAGCGCGGCATCCGCTTCGGGCTCGGCACCGACGGCACCCGGGGGGACGGATTCCGGCTCGCCGAAGCAGCCGAGTTCGCCCAGCGCATCGCCTACGGCCTCACCACCGGCGACTCGTCGTGCGGCGCCGGGTGGACCTGGCTCGAGCACGCCACGCGGGACGGCGCCGACGCCGTCGGCCTGGGCGCCCGTACCGGCACCGTCGCCGAGGGCCTGGCCGCCGACTTCCTCCTCGCCGACGTCACCACCCCCGAACTCGCGCTGTCCTGGGACCTGCCGTGGGAGCTCGTACGACGTGGCAACCGCGACCAGATCACCGCCGTGTTCGTCGCGGGCCGGATGCGCCTGTGGTGCGGCCGGCCCACCGGATGGGACGGCCCCGCGCTCGTACGGCGAGCGGCCGAACTGGCCCGCGCCGCAGTGGAAAGGGCCCCCATCACCCGGGTACACCCCACCTCCACCGCAGCACGCGAGCGGAGCACCGCACGATGA